One Mycobacteroides abscessus ATCC 19977 genomic window carries:
- the steA gene encoding putative cytokinetic ring protein SteA, producing MNLTTMLTRSSSSRPGIVGTVRTDRDINRLLQRLNPGDIAVIDILDLDRITADALVDARVSAVVNASPSISGRYPNLGPEVLVANGITLIDSIGPEVFKKVKDGSTVRVHNGGIYNGDRRLIAGTPRTDADVHDLMTEAKTGLVAHLEAFSGNTIEFIRSESPLLIDGIGIPDVDIDLRNRHVVVVSDGVGAAHDLKNLKPFIKEYQPVLIGVGTGADTLRKAGYRPLIVVGDPLLMSNDVLKSGAQVVLPADADGHAAGLERIQDLGVGAVTFPAAGSAADLALLLADHHGASLIVTVGHTASIEEFFDRERQQSNPSTFLTRLKVGAKLVDAKAVATLYRNRFSGGAIALLILAVLVAVITMLWVTSAGDSAAEWLLAYWNRMTVWVQNLVS from the coding sequence ATGAACTTGACCACGATGCTCACTCGAAGCAGCAGCTCCCGGCCCGGCATCGTCGGAACAGTGCGTACCGACAGGGACATCAACCGGCTGCTGCAACGCCTCAACCCGGGTGATATCGCCGTCATCGACATCCTCGATCTGGACCGCATCACCGCGGACGCCCTGGTCGATGCGCGTGTCAGCGCGGTGGTGAATGCCTCACCCTCGATCTCGGGCCGCTACCCGAATCTGGGGCCGGAGGTGCTGGTCGCCAACGGCATCACCCTGATCGACAGCATCGGCCCCGAGGTCTTCAAAAAGGTCAAGGACGGCTCCACGGTCCGGGTGCACAACGGCGGCATCTACAACGGTGACCGCCGGCTCATCGCCGGCACTCCGCGCACCGACGCCGACGTGCACGATCTGATGACCGAAGCCAAAACCGGCCTGGTGGCCCACCTGGAAGCCTTCTCCGGGAACACCATCGAGTTCATCCGCAGTGAGAGTCCGCTGCTCATCGACGGCATCGGCATTCCGGACGTGGACATCGATCTGCGCAATCGCCACGTAGTCGTCGTATCCGATGGTGTGGGTGCCGCGCACGATCTGAAAAACCTCAAGCCGTTCATCAAGGAGTACCAGCCGGTTCTCATCGGTGTAGGCACAGGTGCGGACACCCTTCGCAAGGCCGGGTACCGGCCGCTCATCGTGGTGGGTGACCCATTGCTGATGAGTAACGACGTCCTGAAATCCGGTGCGCAGGTTGTCCTGCCCGCCGACGCCGACGGACACGCCGCCGGTCTGGAGCGTATCCAGGATCTGGGCGTCGGGGCGGTGACCTTCCCGGCCGCCGGTTCCGCCGCGGATCTGGCGCTGCTGCTGGCGGACCACCACGGGGCATCGCTGATCGTCACGGTGGGGCACACGGCCTCCATCGAGGAGTTCTTCGACCGTGAACGTCAGCAGTCCAACCCCTCCACCTTCCTGACCCGGCTCAAGGTCGGCGCCAAGTTGGTCGATGCCAAAGCCGTTGCGACCCTGTACCGCAACCGATTCTCCGGTGGGGCAATCGCGCTACTGATCCTGGCGGTGCTGGTGGCAGTGATCACAATGCTGTGGGTCACCAGCGCGGGCGACAGCGCAGCCGAATGGCTGCTCGCCTACTGGAACAGGATGACGGTGTGGGTGCAGAACCTGGTCAGCTGA
- a CDS encoding copper transporter, translating into MITLRQHAISLAAVFLALAVGVILGSGLLNDTLLSGLREDKRSQQRQIEDLNQDKNALNEKLNAASNFDATMAPRMVKDALADRKVVLITTPEADRSDVDGIAQLISTAGGSVSGRIGLTDQFTDANQGERLRTIVNSSILPAGTQLRTDAVDQGSQAGDLVGIVLQIPRDPAPPVTDEQRNTALSALRQSGFITYTDGQVAPGNLAVVVTGGGLPDDAGNKGSTVARFAAALDRRGSGTVLTGRSGSANGIAAISVTRADSSLASAASTVDDIEMASGRITTVLALREQSDGHSGRYGLGPGATSITVP; encoded by the coding sequence GTGATCACCCTGCGCCAGCACGCCATATCCCTTGCCGCGGTGTTTCTTGCCCTCGCGGTGGGCGTCATACTCGGTTCCGGACTGCTCAACGACACGCTGCTGTCAGGCCTGCGTGAGGACAAACGCAGCCAGCAGCGGCAGATCGAGGATCTGAATCAAGACAAGAACGCGTTGAATGAAAAACTCAACGCGGCAAGCAATTTCGATGCCACTATGGCTCCGCGCATGGTTAAGGACGCACTCGCCGATCGCAAGGTCGTGCTGATCACCACCCCAGAGGCCGATCGCTCCGACGTGGACGGCATCGCTCAGTTGATCTCCACTGCGGGCGGCTCGGTATCGGGCCGGATCGGATTGACCGATCAGTTCACCGACGCCAATCAGGGCGAGCGGTTGCGCACCATCGTCAACTCGTCGATCCTGCCCGCGGGCACGCAACTGCGCACCGATGCCGTGGACCAGGGATCGCAGGCGGGCGACTTGGTTGGCATCGTCCTGCAAATCCCGAGGGATCCCGCACCGCCGGTCACCGACGAACAACGCAACACGGCGCTATCGGCGTTGCGTCAAAGCGGATTCATCACCTACACCGACGGACAGGTGGCGCCGGGGAACCTCGCCGTCGTCGTCACCGGCGGTGGTCTGCCCGACGATGCCGGGAACAAGGGCTCTACCGTGGCGCGATTCGCCGCCGCGCTCGATCGTCGCGGATCCGGCACCGTACTGACCGGACGCAGCGGTTCGGCCAACGGCATCGCGGCGATCTCGGTCACGCGGGCCGACAGCTCCCTGGCCTCGGCGGCCAGCACGGTTGACGACATCGAAATGGCCTCCGGCCGCATCACCACCGTGTTGGCGCTGCGCGAACAGTCCGACGGGCACTCGGGACGCTACGGGCTTGGCCCCGGAGCTACCTCCATCACCGTCCCCTAG